The window TATAGCTCAACTGCAGGGTACTGCTTACCGGTCCGCTTAAAAAGGTAATGCCGGTACGGTTTATCCAGTCGGGCACATTTTCAAGGTGGTTGCCGGCCAGGCTAATATTTTTACCTGCCTGGTTAATTGATCCGGTAATGTAGCGCCCGTGTGTATAAGCTAGCGAGTTAAACAAACGGATATCGCTTCCCGCATAGGAATCAAACGAACGGAGCAATGATACTTCGGTATAAGCCTCAATCCCCTTGGCCACGCCATTGCCAATATTAGTTAAATACAAATGGCTTACATTTTGAGCATCGGTTTGGGTGAGTGTACCTGCCCTGTTGTTGTAGCGTACATAAAAGCCATTAATGTCATAACTAAATAGGGTACCTATGTTGCCGCGGTAACCCATATCTATATCATATCCCCGGCTATCTTTAATGTTAGGGTTAATCACCGTCAGGTTATCAGCAGGAGTAACGGCGGCATACAGGTAGGGGCGATAAGCCTGCGAAATATTGCAGTACAGCTGGCTGCCATTCCCGAACTGGTACTGTAACCCTGTGCCAAACAGCGGGAAGTTGCGGTCTCCTTTATAGCCAATAGGGAAGGTAGCATTACTTATAACGCCCGAGGTGGTTGATTTAATAACCTCGTACCGTACTCCCGGCGTTATGGTAAATTGTGGTGTAACCTGGAAAATGTTCTCGGCGAAGGCTGCATAGTTGATGGAGTGCAGCCTTAAATCGATGCCATAAGGTTTAACCAGCGTTAAATCAAAATCGGAGGCGATGGTGCCTACACCTTTTTGCCTGCGTTTGGTGGTTTCTTCAAAATATCTTACCCCGGTGGTAAAGGTGCTTTTAAGGTTGCCCAATTTATAGGTATGCAGTAAACGTGCTTCGGTGGTAAAGCCTGCATAATAATCCCTGTCTACCTGGCGTGGGTTAAAAGTTTTCAGGCTGGTATTAACGGTGTCTTTAATGTTAGGGGTATTAATAAACTGCACGCTGTTACGCTGGCCAAATACCGCATGCGATGTAATTTCCAGCCGGGTATTGCCGCTAAACGCGTAATTGAATAACAATGCCGGGATATTAATTTCGGGGTTAAAAAAGTTTCTTGCCCTGAATGATTGCTGGTTATCAGCCGCAAATTGAGCATCTGTTAAGCCGCCCGCAATTTGCTGCACATAATCTGATCGTGAAAACTGCAAGGCTATGCTGCCTTGGCTATTAAACTGGTATTTGATATTGGCATAGTACGCGTGGTAGGCAAAAGCCGCGTTGGGCCGCCAGCCATCGCCGCGGCGGGTGGAGTAAAACGCGTAGTAGCTTAGTTTGCCAACTTTACCGCCAACGGCGTTGTATGAGTTAAAAAAGTTATTTGAACCGGCGGTTTGTTCGCTCTCAAAACCAAAAACTTTGGTGCTGTCGCCCTCTTTAATTTTATAGTTTACCATGCCGCCAAACTGGGGCCCAAATTGCAAGGCTGCCGAACCCCGTACAAACTGTACTTCGCCAATAGCCTGGAAGGGTACGTTATAGTGGTTTTCGGGATAGCCAAATGCGTCGGAGTTGGTATTGTATCCGTTTTGCCGCATGTTCATTTCTATAGACCGGTGCGGATCGGTGCCCCTATTGCCTATATTCAATTGCAAACCGGCGCCATCCATTTCCCAAACATTGAGGCCGGGTACTTTGGCAAAAAGCATGCGGGCAGTATTGCCGGCCAGGTTTGCTTTGCCAGCATCGGGGTAAATTAAATGGGTACGTTTGCCGGCGAAAATATAAGTGCCCTGCACATTGGGCAAGTATTTTGCCCTGCTTTCTTTAACTATCACGCTATCCAGGTGTAGGGTATCCTTTGTGCTTTTTTGCGCCCGGGCATAACCGGATGCCACGATGGATAGTGTAAATAGTGTTATTTTATAAAAATTATTCATGAGTTTAAATTGATGATAAATGCACACACCCACCCCGCGGGTAAAATACCCCCGGGGCGCGTTAAGCAGCCATTAATGTTGTTATTGATAGTAATAATTGCTTACTAACCTATAAGCTCGGGCGGCCGGGCATTAACCGAAATTAATGGCGGATTTATCTTGATGAAAATAACTCCGCGGGGCTTTTTAACCGCCGATACGCCAGGCGTAAACCTATAGGCTATTAACGGGTGATTATATTTATTATCTACCCCGGTTCTTTTGCCCGACGATTCGTGCGCCTTTTTGCTCACCGGGATATCGCTCAGTTGCCGGGCATAAATTACATTCTGGCTTAGCAGTTTGGTGGTTTGGTAATTGGGTATACATTGCACAAATACGGTATCGCGCGTTACCTTAAGCTTCACATAGTTATAGGCAACACCCTCCAGCTGAATTTGCCCCGATACCCTGATGTATGATTTCCAATTGCTGATACCCGGCAGGTGCTGCGGAATTTTTATTTCGATGAGGTTTGCCGTATCATATCTGCCTTTACTTATCTGTTCGCTGGCAAACTTATCCGAGCGGTAAACCAGGTATTGGCTCAGCAGCATGTATCCCCCTAAATTAAAAAGGTGGGCAATGAGTAATACGAAGGCAAATGTTCTTTTCAAGAATGATTCTAAATAAGGACAATGCTAAGCATAATTTTTGTGGATTTATAGGTTTATTTGAAAATATTCATGCTGCTGTGCACCTGGTGTACGCAAAGTTGCACGCAAGCGGCATGCCGGGCGGCTTATTGAGCAGGAAATCCCGATTGTTTGAAAATGATAGCGCCTATTGTTTCTTAAAACCTAATTATATACTTTTGTAAACGCTTGGTTTTCATAGCATAACCCCAGTTGCTATTTTTGAGAAATTTATTTTGGGTGTTGTTATACTTAAAATAGAAAATTCAGGTTACTTTTATACGGCCAATTTTATAAACACAAAATATATGATAATCAAAAATGTTTACTTTTTGCTGGTCGCCTTTTTGGTGATTGGATCTACTTCATGCAAGAAGCCTTCTTCCGGAGATAATTCCGGGAACGTTCCCGGAGATACTACAACGGTAGTGGCGGGGGGTAAAGCGTTGCCTTCGGGCGCTGTTGATGGAGTTACTTACATTAACTCGGGCAAATCGGTTATTTTAAATTTGTACGCGCCTTCAAAAACATCGGTAAGCGTTATTGGCGATTTTAACAACTGGACGGCCGATGCCAAATATGCCATGAACCATACACCCGATGGCAAAAACTGGTGGATACAGATTGATAACCTTGACGCCAATACCGAGTACGCCTACCAGTACCTGATTGACGGTACACTTAAAGTAGCCGATCCGTACACCCAAAAAGTGTTGGACCCGGATAATGACAGCTATATAGATGCAACTACGTATCCTGGTTTAAAAGCTTACCCAAGCGGCAAAACAACTGGAAATGTTAGCGTGCTGCAGGCCAACCAGCCTGCTTACAGCTGGAAGGTACCAACCTTTGTGCGCCCAGAGAAAAAGAACCTGGTGATATATGAATTACTGGTGCGCGATTTTGTTACCAATCACAATTATCAAACCTTAAAAGATTCATTAAACTACCTGGCCAAACTTGGTGTAAACGCCATTGAGCTGATGCCTATAAATGAATTTGAGGGCAACCTTTCATGGGGATATAACCCTTCGTTTTATTTTGCACCCGATAAATATTATGGAACTAAGAATGCCTTAAAAGCATTTATCGACGAATGCCACTCCAGGGGGATTGCCGTTATCCAGGATATGGTGTTAAATCATTCATTCGGTCAGTCGCCAATGGTGCAAATGTATTTTAACACCGCAGCGGGTAAGCCGGCAACAAACAACCCCTGGTATAATGTAGATCCTACGCACCCGTACAATGTAGGCTACCAGTTTAACCACGAGAGTGCCGCTACCAAATACTTTGTAAAAAATGTGCTTAAATTCTGGATGCAGGAGTATAAGATAGATGGTTTCAGGTTTGATCTTTCAAAGGGCTTCACGCAGGTAAATTATGGCACCAGCGATGCCGCGGTAGGTCCCTGGGGCCAATATGATGCCAGCCGGGTTGCCATCTGGAAAGATTACAACAATTACATCAAAAGCATCGACAATAATAATTTTTATGTGATATTGGAGCATTTTGCAGCAAACCAGGAAGAAAAAGAATTATCCGGAGAGGGCATGATGCTTTGGAACAACCTGAATTATGCAGCCAACCAGGCTACCATGGGCTATATTACCGGCTGGGATTTTAAAGGGATCTTTTACGATCAGCACACTTTTACCCTGCCATACCAACTGGTGGGCTATTTTGAAAGCCATGACGAAGAGCGCCTGATGTTTAAAAATGAAAGCTATGGAAACGCCTCGGGTAGTTATAATGTTAAGGATATTGCAACAGGCTTAAAACGCGAAGAAATGGCGGCGGCATTCCTGTTTTCGGTACCGGGCCCTAAAATGTTATGGCAGTTTGGCGAGTTGGGTTACGATAAATCTATCGACCTGAACGGCCGCACAGGTAATAAACCTATTTTGTGGAACTACTTTGCCGATGCCCAGCGCGTGCAGCTATATAAAGTGTATTCGGCAATGATTAACCTGCATAAAAAGAACGCGGTATTTGCATCAACAAATTATGTGTACGATTTATCAGGTTATATTAAAAGTATCCAGTTAAAAGATGCCAGCGCCAATGTGGAAGTATTAGGAAACTTTGATGTGGTAACGCAAACTGCCAATATTACCTTCCCGTCAACCGGTACCTATACCGATGCATTAACGGGGGCAACGCTAAATGTTACCTCGGCAACCATGCCGGTAACCCTTGCGCCAGGCGAGTATCATGTGTACAGCAGTGCCGCTTTAACACACTAATAGCACGCTAACGTGCTAATAATAAAGGCCCCGCGGTAACACCGGGGCCTTTATTGTTTAAAGTTTTTTTACATGGTAAAACTTTAATTGCCTTATTTATAACAGATTGTTAATTATTTAACTGTACATTCGCCTAATTAAATAAAAATATAATGCAAGGAACAGTAAAATTTTTCAATGAAAGCAAAGGATTCGGATTTATCGTACCAACAAATGGTGGTGCCGAAGTTTTTGTACATGCCTCAGGCCTTATCGACACTATCCGTGAAAACGATAGCGTTACCTACGATGTAGAACAAGGTAAAAAAGGCTTAAATGCGGTAAATGTAAAAGTAGGTTAATAAATAAACTATTATTATAATCGTACAAGCATCTGTTCTTAAAGGGCAGATGCTTTTTTTGTGGGGTAAAAAAGTCTTGTCATTGCGAGTAATTTTCATTTGCGCGCAAATGATCGCATTGTAAATGACACCTTTTTTTCAATTGATAATCAGTTGGTTACAAATGTGTCAATGGCAGCATAGCGCGGCAATCTCATCGCCATTGCCTGGTGAATCTGCATATCGGAACTGCATTGGCGACGAGATTGCTACGTCGTTCCTCCTCGTAATGACATAGGGTAACCATAAAAAAACGCGAACAATTTTCATCATCCGCGTTTCTTATAATCTGTAAGATCGTTTCTTAGTTCAAATACGATTGTAAAAGATTTGATTTTGAGTTGTGGCGTAAACGCATCAACGCTTTATCTTTTAACTGGCGTACACGCTCGCGGGTAAGGTTAAATTTCTCGCCAATTTCTTCTAATGAATGGGCAGCATAACCACCTAAACCAAAGAATAGGATAATAACCTCACGGTCGCGTTCGGCAAGGATACCTAATGACCGTTTGATCTCTTGTGATAATGAATCCATCATCAGTTCGGTATCGGTTGCTGCATCGGTGCTTTGCAAAACATCAAGCAAGGTATTTTCTTCGCCCTGTATAAACGGAGCGTCCATAGATACCTGGCGACCTGCGTTGCTTAATGAATCGGCAATTTTATCAACAGATATTTCAAGATCCTCGGCCAGTTCTTCCGGTGTTGGTTGTCTTTCAAATTCCTGCTCTAATTTTGAAGCCGCTTTATGAATTTTGCTTAATGAACCAATTTGGTTCAAAGGTAAACGCACAATACGTGACTGCTCGGCAACGGCAGATAATATAGACTGGCGAATCCACCATACTGCGTATGAAATGAATTTAAAGCCTTTTGTTTCGTCAAAACGTTTAGCCGCTTTAATTAAACCTAAGTTACCTTCGTTAATTAAATCGCCCAGGGTTAAACCCTGGTTTTGGTATTGCTTTGCCACAGATACCACAAAACGAAGGTTTGTTTTTGTCAAACGCTCTAATGCGGCCTGGTCGCCCTCACGGATCTTTTGCGCCAGGATCACTTCTTCCTGGGCAGATATTAAATCTACTTTACCTATTTCGTGAAGGTATTTTTCAAGTGATTGAGATTCACGATTGGTAATGGATTGGGATATTTTGAGTTGTCTCATTTTATTGAATAGATTTATTTCAGCTAATTATATGTCCGATAAGAATTTACACGGTTGGTTTAACCTGCTTTACAAAAAATATGATCATTTAACGGTGCTCCTAATTTTTTTCTGAACCCGGGATACTGATGATGCAGGGGTTGGCTTTTTGATACTATTGCAGTAGGATGCGCGGTGTTTACCGTATTGAAATATGTTGCAGTTACCGGTAAGTGTTTAATCAAACGTGATCTCTCTTAAATGGATGCACAAAGATACGCAATCAATTGCTATTATTGTGTCAAAAATACATCTATTTTATTTGTTATAAATGAGGCACATATCGTACCGTTTTTATAATTGTTACGTGCCCGTTTTTTCGTCGGTATTTTCTGGTTTTTTATCATCTTTTTTGTCCTTGTCGTGGTTTTTGTTCCACTTGATTTTTATTTTGCCATCATCACCATCGGCGGCCAAAATGTGCAATACAATTCCCTTCATACGCTTTTTATTACGTTCGGTTGCGTCAATTATTGCGGTATCCCCTTTTGGATTACGCAAAGGTATGTCCAAAGCTATATTTGTGCCTTTTGATAAGGAGTAAACACCGGCTACATTCATGTTAATGGCGCTTGAATTAATTTGCATCGGGCTGATGTTTATTTTATCGCCATCAATATCAAACTTCATATTAAGCGTTTGAAAGCGGATGTTCTTTAAATCCCTGAACGGAAAAGCGAATTTTCCTACGCTTGTAATGGGTTTAAAGTTTAGCAATGCCCCCTCTTTTAAATCAACAGTTGTTAAGCCCTTTAGGCTGCCTGGTACAATATTGCCGGCACCGTTAATTTTGCCCGTAAGGTGCGCCTGGGCCGATAAAAAGCCACTTAGGTTTTGCGATGTAAAACTATTCATCCCAAAATTATTAAA is drawn from Mucilaginibacter ginsenosidivorax and contains these coding sequences:
- a CDS encoding TonB-dependent receptor family protein; the encoded protein is MNNFYKITLFTLSIVASGYARAQKSTKDTLHLDSVIVKESRAKYLPNVQGTYIFAGKRTHLIYPDAGKANLAGNTARMLFAKVPGLNVWEMDGAGLQLNIGNRGTDPHRSIEMNMRQNGYNTNSDAFGYPENHYNVPFQAIGEVQFVRGSAALQFGPQFGGMVNYKIKEGDSTKVFGFESEQTAGSNNFFNSYNAVGGKVGKLSYYAFYSTRRGDGWRPNAAFAYHAYYANIKYQFNSQGSIALQFSRSDYVQQIAGGLTDAQFAADNQQSFRARNFFNPEINIPALLFNYAFSGNTRLEITSHAVFGQRNSVQFINTPNIKDTVNTSLKTFNPRQVDRDYYAGFTTEARLLHTYKLGNLKSTFTTGVRYFEETTKRRQKGVGTIASDFDLTLVKPYGIDLRLHSINYAAFAENIFQVTPQFTITPGVRYEVIKSTTSGVISNATFPIGYKGDRNFPLFGTGLQYQFGNGSQLYCNISQAYRPYLYAAVTPADNLTVINPNIKDSRGYDIDMGYRGNIGTLFSYDINGFYVRYNNRAGTLTQTDAQNVSHLYLTNIGNGVAKGIEAYTEVSLLRSFDSYAGSDIRLFNSLAYTHGRYITGSINQAGKNISLAGNHLENVPDWINRTGITFLSGPVSSTLQLSYTSKSYSDANNTAFNSTGATGIVPAYHVADWAFNYRFLKNYHISAGINNLFDAQYYTRRINMYPGPGILPADGRTFNVGFGIKL
- a CDS encoding alpha-amylase family glycosyl hydrolase → MIIKNVYFLLVAFLVIGSTSCKKPSSGDNSGNVPGDTTTVVAGGKALPSGAVDGVTYINSGKSVILNLYAPSKTSVSVIGDFNNWTADAKYAMNHTPDGKNWWIQIDNLDANTEYAYQYLIDGTLKVADPYTQKVLDPDNDSYIDATTYPGLKAYPSGKTTGNVSVLQANQPAYSWKVPTFVRPEKKNLVIYELLVRDFVTNHNYQTLKDSLNYLAKLGVNAIELMPINEFEGNLSWGYNPSFYFAPDKYYGTKNALKAFIDECHSRGIAVIQDMVLNHSFGQSPMVQMYFNTAAGKPATNNPWYNVDPTHPYNVGYQFNHESAATKYFVKNVLKFWMQEYKIDGFRFDLSKGFTQVNYGTSDAAVGPWGQYDASRVAIWKDYNNYIKSIDNNNFYVILEHFAANQEEKELSGEGMMLWNNLNYAANQATMGYITGWDFKGIFYDQHTFTLPYQLVGYFESHDEERLMFKNESYGNASGSYNVKDIATGLKREEMAAAFLFSVPGPKMLWQFGELGYDKSIDLNGRTGNKPILWNYFADAQRVQLYKVYSAMINLHKKNAVFASTNYVYDLSGYIKSIQLKDASANVEVLGNFDVVTQTANITFPSTGTYTDALTGATLNVTSATMPVTLAPGEYHVYSSAALTH
- a CDS encoding cold-shock protein yields the protein MMQGTVKFFNESKGFGFIVPTNGGAEVFVHASGLIDTIRENDSVTYDVEQGKKGLNAVNVKVG
- a CDS encoding sigma-70 family RNA polymerase sigma factor produces the protein MRQLKISQSITNRESQSLEKYLHEIGKVDLISAQEEVILAQKIREGDQAALERLTKTNLRFVVSVAKQYQNQGLTLGDLINEGNLGLIKAAKRFDETKGFKFISYAVWWIRQSILSAVAEQSRIVRLPLNQIGSLSKIHKAASKLEQEFERQPTPEELAEDLEISVDKIADSLSNAGRQVSMDAPFIQGEENTLLDVLQSTDAATDTELMMDSLSQEIKRSLGILAERDREVIILFFGLGGYAAHSLEEIGEKFNLTRERVRQLKDKALMRLRHNSKSNLLQSYLN